A stretch of Phytoactinopolyspora mesophila DNA encodes these proteins:
- a CDS encoding DMP19 family protein yields the protein MVDVVFEEKRILLVLEDGRRLAAPIGWAGPVVAAMDETERAGWVRTDNGTGVNWPAAGQASSDGALDVWALEEDGLYEEALSELKAAEWDVSALSTRSRSLVALWRLIADGNNGGLLQVLGNWGVGEIHAGLAALASIEAARTLAVVREFWKIVGPIAESEGVNTMNDVYTAITGADLSPRLDEFDEAFWDAAPELTRLVPLHFGPAPSAV from the coding sequence GTGGTGGACGTGGTTTTCGAGGAGAAGCGGATTCTTCTCGTCCTTGAGGACGGCCGCAGGCTCGCAGCGCCGATCGGTTGGGCGGGTCCTGTCGTTGCGGCGATGGACGAGACCGAGCGGGCGGGCTGGGTACGCACGGACAACGGTACTGGAGTGAATTGGCCCGCTGCAGGGCAAGCCTCAAGCGACGGCGCCTTGGACGTCTGGGCCTTGGAAGAGGACGGGCTCTACGAGGAAGCGCTGAGTGAGCTCAAAGCCGCGGAGTGGGACGTATCCGCACTCTCAACGCGCTCTCGTTCTCTCGTTGCGCTATGGCGACTCATCGCGGACGGCAACAATGGAGGACTCCTGCAGGTCCTCGGCAACTGGGGTGTGGGGGAGATTCATGCTGGACTCGCGGCGCTGGCCTCGATCGAGGCGGCCCGCACACTCGCGGTAGTCCGCGAGTTCTGGAAGATCGTTGGCCCGATCGCTGAATCCGAGGGCGTTAACACGATGAATGACGTCTACACCGCGATCACCGGAGCTGACCTTTCGCCTCGTCTCGATGAGTTCGATGAGGCCTTCTGGGATGCCGCGCCGGAGCTGACACGACTCGTGCCTCTCCACTTCGGACCAGCGCCCTCCGCGGTATGA
- a CDS encoding MarR family winged helix-turn-helix transcriptional regulator, with the protein MFFLKELPSREMMDRYGSRYPEMDVQAVEDALALMRRASLLIRDLEAYFSGLNLSLLRFLILIVIDREPGRSSLTMGEIIERVDISKPVMTRTVRTLEDDGLIVVAPDDRDRRSKAIVLTEHGKDVLDDVLPGYFALISDFMRAGDGR; encoded by the coding sequence ATGTTCTTCCTCAAGGAACTCCCGTCGCGGGAGATGATGGATCGCTACGGCTCGCGCTACCCCGAGATGGATGTGCAGGCCGTGGAGGATGCGTTGGCCCTGATGCGGCGAGCCAGCCTGCTCATCCGTGATCTGGAAGCGTACTTCTCTGGGCTCAACCTCTCTCTCCTCCGCTTCCTTATTCTCATCGTCATTGATCGCGAGCCGGGCAGATCCAGCCTTACGATGGGGGAGATAATCGAACGGGTGGATATCTCTAAGCCGGTTATGACACGAACGGTCAGAACTCTGGAGGACGATGGCTTGATTGTGGTCGCACCGGACGACCGCGACAGGAGGTCGAAAGCGATCGTACTGACCGAACACGGGAAAGACGTGCTCGATGACGTACTGCCGGGGTACTTCGCGTTGATCAGCGACTTCATGCGGGCGGGCGATGGCCGGTGA
- a CDS encoding helix-turn-helix domain-containing protein, with protein sequence MNEYMTTAEVAELLRVPAETVRYWRYIGKGPRSFRVGGRRVLYAREDVEAFVAAARAEGAA encoded by the coding sequence GTGAACGAGTACATGACTACTGCCGAAGTCGCGGAGCTATTGCGTGTGCCGGCTGAGACGGTTCGCTACTGGCGGTACATCGGTAAGGGACCAAGGAGCTTCCGGGTGGGTGGTCGCCGGGTGCTGTACGCCAGAGAAGACGTCGAAGCGTTCGTCGCGGCGGCTCGGGCGGAAGGCGCAGCCTAG
- a CDS encoding DUF5615 family PIN-like protein codes for MRCRFWPPRKLLIDECLSARLCGLLAEIGHDAVHVGDLGLLGKPDADVMAAAKEDERVVISADTDFGELLAKSGAALPSVVLLRRPGKTPEEQAAVLKATQ; via the coding sequence GTGAGATGCCGCTTCTGGCCACCGCGTAAACTCCTGATCGACGAGTGCCTGAGCGCACGTCTGTGCGGTCTGCTCGCAGAGATTGGCCACGACGCGGTACATGTTGGCGACCTTGGTCTGCTGGGCAAGCCTGACGCGGATGTGATGGCGGCTGCCAAGGAAGATGAACGCGTGGTGATATCGGCGGACACTGACTTCGGTGAACTCCTGGCGAAGAGCGGGGCGGCGCTGCCCAGCGTGGTGTTGCTTCGCCGCCCTGGCAAGACTCCGGAAGAACAAGCCGCCGTTCTCAAGGCCACTCAATAG
- a CDS encoding single-stranded DNA-binding protein has translation MAYRKTAEHAHERFAKGDNFVAEGYVRDYTYTKGNQVEGSEFITRKIGHDLARTNYDVDRSRRTATAERGIGAPAPAAPAQSATARTASISM, from the coding sequence GTGGCCTATCGCAAGACTGCCGAGCACGCCCACGAGCGGTTCGCCAAGGGCGATAACTTCGTCGCCGAAGGCTACGTGCGCGACTACACCTACACCAAGGGCAACCAGGTCGAGGGCAGCGAGTTCATCACCCGCAAGATCGGCCACGACCTCGCCCGCACCAACTACGACGTCGACCGCTCACGCCGCACGGCGACCGCCGAGCGCGGTATCGGGGCCCCGGCGCCGGCCGCGCCTGCGCAGTCAGCCACGGCTCGCACGGCGAGCATCTCGATGTGA
- a CDS encoding putative quinol monooxygenase, with the protein MITNLRNNHLFIFAKITPKPEHYLAARDALAGIVERTRSEEGCHAFSLLENESEGLLCLYEEFTDEAALDYHYRQSYTQEVFELYKDWLASAVEVTKMQYVA; encoded by the coding sequence ATGATAACTAATTTGAGAAACAATCACCTCTTCATCTTTGCGAAGATCACGCCGAAGCCAGAGCACTATCTTGCTGCGAGGGATGCATTGGCTGGCATCGTAGAACGGACCCGCTCAGAGGAAGGCTGCCACGCGTTCAGCCTGCTTGAAAATGAAAGCGAGGGGCTTCTCTGCCTGTACGAGGAATTTACTGACGAAGCTGCACTTGATTACCACTATCGCCAGAGCTACACGCAGGAGGTCTTCGAACTCTACAAGGACTGGCTAGCCTCCGCAGTTGAGGTAACCAAGATGCAGTATGTGGCATGA
- a CDS encoding DUF433 domain-containing protein: protein MALDRIAIDHRIMGGVPCIQGTRIPVCMIVGRLAEGSSRDEILADYPQLAPGDVDAALQFAAAAVDQREMPLLATA from the coding sequence ATGGCGCTTGACCGAATCGCCATCGATCACCGGATCATGGGCGGGGTTCCCTGTATCCAGGGGACCCGCATACCCGTGTGCATGATCGTCGGTCGCCTGGCGGAGGGCTCGTCCCGGGACGAGATTCTGGCTGATTACCCGCAACTAGCGCCAGGCGACGTTGACGCCGCGCTCCAGTTCGCGGCCGCCGCTGTCGATCAGCGTGAGATGCCGCTTCTGGCCACCGCGTAA